A genomic segment from Brienomyrus brachyistius isolate T26 chromosome 9, BBRACH_0.4, whole genome shotgun sequence encodes:
- the tbrg4 gene encoding FAST kinase domain-containing protein 4 — MRCWSYLPYRETVMATRLSSRWVRLLGSQGPQVIASCQARLAGHPIPFLAVANAEPLWARALNLHPQAWTLCGRHSLSTWEEENLNVPRKTELDELVEKASSPREVLQLWAERGANANETALCVIQLARVVLEKGDSEHSDLLQDPRLQTMLEQVSSEVRKVWNGSLVSLLRALTSLGVASDTPVVASLQTEALWRVRRFSYRQLVYLYEWACGRGGPQAEELLGAVVKQLELRWTELADARTVAALMARAAHLPPSLLDRLEDKALELVERFRAEDIRKVAVALASQGRRSVPLFRALSYHIQQKPSHELKASLLLDLVFAYAKVNFHHSQVFQRIAGDLAPQVPRLSPGDVTRCARSFSHLKWLHQSLFEGFAEHYTQHWQKYSNLQLCSLLLSLAQLNFQPSKKEQFYGQVHTALEGALSELEPFLLTDLVWSLCVLQQARPDCLQAVLDPAFQLKLAGGAPSRVASYGLKLQHIASTAQLEILCPPGVVSDPSRASPPSALDGQPTPLQSSLHEALRALVGGLEGGYRTGVITVFGWTIDGELVVDSDNKPINLLGLKASHLPGGGGVSPLPPGAHRIAFLASEFSHHGSKGRELLGRYAMRQRHLQLAGFLTVPVPYYEWAELKDDRQRMAYLKDKMGKAVAEDMAK, encoded by the exons ATGAGATGTTGGAGCTACCTGCCTTATAGGGAGACAGTAATGGCCACCAGATTATCGAGCCGCTGGGTCAGGCTTCTGGGGAGCCAGGGTCCCCAGGTCATCGCCTCGTGTCAGGCTCGCCTAGCTGGCCATCCCATCCCTTTTCTTGCTGTGGCCAACGCAGAGCCATTGTGGGCCCGGGCTTTGAACCTGCACCCCCAGGCTTGGACATTGTGCGGAAGGCACAGTCTTAGCACCTGGGAAGAAGAGAACCTCAATGTTCCAAGGAAGACAGAGCTGGACGAGCTGGTGGAGAAGGCTTCCAGCCCTCGGGAAGTCCTGCAGCTCTGGGCCGAGCGAGGTGCCAATGCCAACGAGACCGCCCTGTGCGTCATTCAGCTGGCTCGCGTGGTCCTGGAGAAGGGGGACTCCGAGCACTCAGACCTGCTGCAGGACCCACGGCTGCAAACCATGCTTGAGCAGGTGTCGTCTGAG GTACGCAAGGTGTGGAACGGCTCTCTGGTCAGCCTCCTGCGGGCACTCACCTCACTGGGGGTGGCTTCGGACACGCCTGTGGTGGCCTCCCTCCAGACGGAGGCGCTGTGGCGCGTGCGGCGTTTCAGCTACCGCCAGCTGGTGTACCTGTATGAGTGGGCGTGCGGCCGGGGAGGCCCGCAGGCAGAGGAGTTGCTGGGTGCTGTTGTTAAGCAGCTGGAGTTGCGCTGGACCGAGTTGGCAGATGCACGAACTGTGGCTGCTCTGATGGCCCGGGCAGCCCACCTGCCCCCCTCGCTCCTGGACAGGCTGGAGGACAAG GCGTTGGAGCTGGTGGAGCGGTTCCGGGCGGAGGACATCCGCAAGGTGGCGGTGGCTCTGGCGTCGCAGGGCCGGCGCTCCGTGCCGCTCTTCAGGGccctatcctaccacatccagcAGAAGCCCTCGCACGAGCTGAAGGCCTCGCTGCTGCTGGACCTCGTCTTCGCCTACG CCAAAGTGAACTTCCATCACAGCCAGGTGTTCCAGCGGATCGCGGGCGACCTTGCACCCCAGGTCCCCCGGTTGAGCCCCGGCGATGTGACCCGCTGCGCCCGCTCCTTCTCGCACCTCAAGTGGCTCCACCAATCGCTGTTTGAGGGCTTTGCCGAG CATTACACTCAGCACTGGCAGAAGTACAGCAACTTACAGCTCTGCAGCCTCCTCCTCTCACTCGCCCAACTCAACTTCCAGCCTAGCAAGAAAGAGCAGTTCTATGGCCAG GTGCATACTGCCCTGGAGGGGGCGCTGTCAGAGCTGGAGCCCTTCCTGCTGACTGACCTGGTGTGGTCTCTGTGTGTGCTGCAGCAGGCCCGGCCTGACTGTCTGCAGGCTGTACTAGACCCTGCCTTCCAGCTCAAATTGGCAG GGGGCGCACCATCGCGCGTCGCAAGCTACGGCCTCAAGCTCCAACACATCGCCTCCACTGCCCAGCTCGAGATCCTCTGCCCCCCGGGGGTTGTCTCAGACCCCAGCCGGGCATCCCCGCCCTCCGCCCTGGACGGCCAGCCCACCCCCCTACAGAGCAGTCTGCATGAGGCCCTGCGTGCCTTGGTTGGCGGACTGGAGGGGGGGTACCGAACCGGGGTCATCACCGTATTTGGCTGGACCATAG ACGGAGAGTTGGTCGTGGACTCTGACAACAAGCCCATTAATTTGCTGGGGCTAAAGGCTTCCCACCtgcctgggggcgggggggtcagCCCACTGCCTCCGGGGGCCCACAG GATCGCCTTCCTGGCCTCCGAATTCTCCCACCACGGCTCCAAGGGCAGGGAGCTGCTGGGCCGTTATGCCATGCGACAGCGCCACCTGCAGCTGGCCGGGTTCCTCACAGTGCCG
- the steap4 gene encoding metalloreductase STEAP4, with protein sequence MQTDSIAMTPVTTDSDHRLGTVGIFGTGDFGRTLGLRLLQAGYQVVFGSRSPQRSSLLPQGAQVLCHAEAAKTAQVIFLAVHRDNYDFLVPLADRLAGKVLVDISNNQRRNQYLEPNAHYLSKLVPEASVVKAFNTVSAWSLQSGGLDANRQVLVCGDSAESKQRVVDIARSLGFTALDKGTLLAAGEIEDYPLQLFPMWRLPGAVAVGLTASLFAYVLLTDVIYTWVTSNKDMSFRIMVSLANMVFPMVSLIMLSLCYLPGVLAGFLQLYNGTKYKRFPDWLDRWMLCRKQMGLLALAFAFLHVLYIMIFSIRYYVRYKVVSWTISQMKENQSEFDNTVAWYTDSYMSLGVLGFGLFILLGITSLPSVSNAMNWREFRFVQSKLGHLTLLLCTSHTILYGWKRFLRAQTYRWYLPPAYMVVLVLPCVILGLKLLLVTPCVDRILMRIRQGWERRPIPGGASDTTRANGKEPLML encoded by the exons ATGCAGACCGATTCGATCGCCATGACCCCCGTGACTACAGACAGCGACCACAGGCTCGGCACGGTGGGCATCTTCGGCACGGGCGACTTTGGCCGCACCTTGGGCCTGCGGCTGCTGCAGGCCGGGTACCAGGTCGTGTTCGGCAGCCGGAGCCCCCAGAGATCCAGCCTGCTGCCCCAGGGGGCCCAAGTTCTGTGCCACGCAGAAGCCGCCAAAACCGCGCAGGTCATCTTCCTGGCCGTGCACAGGGATAATTACGACTTCCTGGTACCGCTGGCGGACAGACTGGCTGGGAAGGTCCTGGTGGATATCAGCAACAACCAGAGGCGGAACCAGTACCTGGAGCCCAACGCTCACTACCTTAGCAAGCTCGTTCCGGAAGCTTCTGTGGTGAAAGCTTTCAACACCGTCTCAGCATGGTCACTGCAATCGGGGGGCCTGGATGCTAACCGACAG GTGTTAGTCTGCGGGGACAGCGCTGAGTCCAAACAGAGGGTGGTGGACATTGCACGCAGCCTGGGCTTCACCGCCCTGGACAAAGGCACCTTGCTGGCAGCCGGCGAGATCGAGGACTATCCCCTGCAGCTTTTCCCCATGTGGAGGCTGCCTGGAGCCGTGGCCGTGGGTCTCACTGCCTCCCTCTTTGCCTACGTGCTCCTCACGGACGTGATCTACACCTGGGTCACCAGCAACAAGGACATGTCCTTCAGGATCATGGTGTCTCTGGCCAACATGGTGTTCCCCATGGTGTCGCTGATCATGCTGTCTCTGTGCTACCTGCCCGGGGTCCTCGCTGGCTTCCTGCAGCTCTACAATGGGACCAAGTACAAGCGATTCCCCGACTGGCTGGACCGCTGGATGCTCTGCAGGAAACAGATGGGTCTCCTGGCTTTAGCGTTTGCCTTCCTGCACGTCCTCTACATAATGATCTTTTCCATCAGGTACTACGTCAGGTACAAGGTGGTCTCCTGGACCATCTCCCAG ATGAAAGAGAACCAAAGTGAGTTTGACAACACGGTGGCCTGGTACACAGACTCCTACATGTCGCTCGGCGTCCTGGGATTCGGATTGTTTATCCTGCTGGGAATCACCTCGCTTCCTTCTGTCAGTAACGCCATGAACTGGCGAGAGTTCCGGTTTGTGCAG TCCAAGCTGGGTCACCTGACCCTCCTGCTATGCACGTCACACACCATCCTGTACGGCTGGAAGCGGTTCCTGAGAGCCCAGACCTACAGGTGGTACCTGCCCCCGGCCTACatggtggtgctggtgctgccCTGCGTGATTCTGGGCCTCAAGCTGCTGCTGGTCACACCCTGCGTGGACCGGATCCTGATGCGGATACGGCAGGGCTGGGAGAGGAGACCCATTCCTGGGGGAGCCTCCGACACGACGAGGGCCAATGGGAAGGAGCCCCTCATGCTCTGA